In Dama dama isolate Ldn47 chromosome 10, ASM3311817v1, whole genome shotgun sequence, the sequence gaattctggctctgtTATTCCCTAAGTGATCTTGGTTAAGTcagcagtccctcagagctctGGTTTGTCGCATGAATGGGGTGAAATAACAGCCCTGGTCTGGGGCAGGTTTGAACAGACAGCCACGAGGCACAGAGAGTTCAGTGGCTGCCTGTCCATGCAGCCAGGCATACACATTACCATGTCCCACGGGTAGGCTCCCCTGGGTGCTCTCTCTGCAGGACGGGGTGGGCGGGATGCTCTTCACAAGCCAGTCCAGGAGACTCTGGGATCACCGGCCTGACCCTACCCCACCGTGTCCCTGGTGGGCCCTCCCGGCAGGATCTCCAGGCTCTCAGGATGACTTGGGTGACAGGTCTgatgaaagcagagagagaaatcTTGGGCCCTCGATCCTGTCTTCTcctggcctccctcccctccacccccagccccgctGGGAGGTTCCTAGGAACCAGTTAGAAAACCACAGGACCTGTTCACCTGGATAAAGTGGTGATAGCAGGACCTGGCACCCGGGAGGGTCGTGAGAACCAGAAACAACAGAATCGCTGCCAAGTACTCATCCTTCACAGCTCGGGACTGAGGCCCAGCGCAGATAAACCCCTCATCCCCGGGGCCCCCACCCTCCTGAGCTGCCCGGCACGTCCAGACTCCACTGAAGGTCTTCCCTGCTCAATCCTCCCaagatggacagaggaggccagtCTCCTGTCCTCTGACAGATGAGGGTGCTGGGGTCCAGAGGGCGGGCTGGCCGAGGTCACACGGCAGGAGCCCATCAGTCACAGACCGGCCCTCCATGTCCCCCTCCAGAACTGCCCTCTTCGGAACACCTGAGCGTGGCTGATGCCACCTGGCTGGCCCTCAATGTGGTGTCTGGCGGCGGCAGCTTCTCCAGCTCCCAGCCCATCGGTGTGACCAAGATCGCCAAGTCGGTCATCGCCCCGCTGGCCgatcagaacatctcggtgttcATGCTGTCCACCTACCAGACGGACTTCATCCTGGTAAGCCATGGCACAGGCACCCCCACCGACGTGATCTGCAAAGtctgtgcccccacccccatttcacGATCTGCTCAGAGAGAGGTGAAGGGGACCTTGGGGTCATCAGTCCAGTGTCAGCATGGCCCGGGCTAGGCTCTAGCTCCATCCACTACCTGCCCTTTGAGTGGACCATGTTTGGTTTGAACTGGATCCcagatgtgtgggcttcccaaTTCCATACCACTTCCTCCAGAGGGGCAGGCGTTTCTGGTCAcagttgttgttgagttgctaaataGTGTGgcgctttgtgaccccaggcttccttgtccttcgttatctcccagggtttactcagactcatgtccattgagtctgtgatgccatccaaccgtctcatcctctgcagcccccttctcctcctgccctcaatcttgcccagtatccgggtcttttccagtgagtcggctcttcgcatgaggtggccaaagtattggagcttcagcttcagcatcaggccttcccatgaatattcatggttgatttcctttgggatggactagtttgatctcacTGTGCAGTCACAGAGCCGACAGCAATTCCTGGCCACTGTTATTCATGCTTTTCTCCCATGGGGCTGGCTGTCCTGTAGGGTGTGGGCccaggaggggcaggggcaggcccGGCCCGCTTTCTAAAGGGAGTGGGGCATGGACCCACACGTCCTGGCCCTCAGTGAAGCATCTTCTCCCCTCTGgtccttcctctgtccctggagagTCACGTGCACCGGGTCCCAGGTCCCTGGTCCCACGTGCCCCTGTCCCAATCAGAACAGCGGGAGGCCGGGAGGGGGATGCTGGTTCTGGGCACAGAATTTCAGAGTGAAGGGGCCGgtgcccccagccccactccatGCGGGGATCACGGCACACTCACTTCATTGACTCCTCGTCCCCAGGTGCGTGAGCGGGACCTGCCCTTTGTCACCCACACCTTGTCATCAGAGTTCACCATCCTGCGGGTCGTCAATGGCGAGACAGTGGCAGCTGAGAACCTCGGCATCACCAACGGCTTTGTGAAGCCCAAGATGGGTGAGTTGAGGGAGGGGAGGGTTGTGCAGAGAGACTTCAGGAAAAGACCAGGTCCTGCCCCAGGGCACCCCCATTCTCAGAGCCTCGACTGAGGGCCAGGCATCACATGGTTCAACAGTCCTCAGACCCAGGATCTCCAAAGGGCGACGGATGTGGACACAGCCAGAAACGGCCAGGAGCCACTCCTGACCCAGCGCGGGGTATCAGTGTGGGCCTCCCAGAGGCAATGACTCTCAGGCTGAAAAACTTACAGCACAAGTAGGAGCTAATACGATAGGTGGTGAAGTTTGGGAAGGGCTTTCCAGGCAGATGGCATGGCACATGCAAAGGCCCAGGGGTCTGGGGGGTGAGTCCAGAGAATTAGGAGAGCTGCAGGGGCCGCTGGGAGCTGCAAAAGTGACCAGGGCCGGGTCTCAGAGCCTGCCATCGGACTTCCCCAGAGCAGCTGCTGGCTGaccaccccaccctcctcccaggccccttgccgcctcctctcctcctgccctcagcatcCCTTGTATTTGTGCTCCCACAGTCCAGAGGCCCGTCATCCACCCCCTGTCCAGCCCGAGCAACAGGTTCTGTGTCACCAGCCTGGACCCCGACACGCTGCCCACCGTTGCCACACTCCTCATGGACGTCATGTTTTACTCCAACGGGTAGGGCCGCCTCGGGGGTGAGGGGCTGCAGGGTGGGCCAAGGAGACACGAATCTGCCTAcaagccccagtctgagggggaGGCACAGGCCTGCCCTGGGAGCTAATCTGAGGGAGGAGGCACAGACCTGCCCTGGGAGCTAGCTTGAGAAGAGCTACATGACTCTACCCCAGATCCCCTTTCTTAAAGGGGAGAATTGATTCATTGCAAACCCTAAAACTTGATGAAACCCCAGGCCCACATATAGATGTTATTATGAACACCCCAGGGTCCCCTGAGCTCCTGGGCAAGCCCAGTCATTTGAAGAGCCAGGGACTCAGGTTTTTTTCATTTGGTGGACGACAACTTTGCATTTTTCCTCAGGGCAGATTTTAAGTTTCAGCCAACACCAAGTGGGGTGGGGCCAGAGGCCAGCAAGCTGGCAGTGACTACAGACTGCCCTGAGATGTTGGCCAacacagggacagagaaaccCTGTCCTGGAAGGGGCAAGTATAGCTCCTGCAGAGGGCTGGCTGGGTGTTCCACACTGTGAAGTGCGGTGCTCACCCCTGTGAATGCCGTGGAATCACCTGCATCTCACCGGTGTGGAGACCAACGCAGGGGCAGTGGCTCAGGGGTCCCCCAGCAAGGCAGGGGCAGAGCAAGGATTTGGTCGGTGCCTGCCTGGACACCCAGTAGCTAATAGGCAGGGCAGGTGGGCCGGGTGCGGGTCAGGGTGCAGTGGATCCCTCACTccacccctcaccatctcccccgGCCTCCAGAGTGAAGGACCCACTGGTGTCCGGCGATGACTGCGACCACATCcgcttcttctccttctccctcatCGAGGGTTACATCTCCCTGGTGATGGATGTGCAGACCCAACAGAGGTGAGCCGGGCCCTGGGTGGAAGCGGACAATGGGCCCGTTACCCACTTGGTCCTAACAAGTCCCCGCCCCAGCCCTTCATTGCAGGTGAGCGGCCCCACCTTACAGATGACAGGCCACTCAGAGACGAAGGCCCCGAGTCACCCAGCGCCATCCAGCGCTGGTtgacacccccaccccatcccttcaGTCTGGAGCTGAGGAGGGGTACCCTGACCAGCCTGAGCAAAGGGGGCAGTTGTTCCAAAGCGCAATCCCAGCTTTGCcgtcctgctccccaccccacccacccttgGAGGAGGAAGGTGCAGAGCGCATGGGCTGAGGGCTTGGAGGGTCCTTGGGGCCCCTGAGTTCCAGCCCAGCATCAATGCCCCGCAACAGGGAGCGTTCCAGGGGGAGCTGGCAGAGGGAGCACTCTCAGCATCTGGGGGCTGACATCTCTTGCTCCCTTTTAAGGTTTCCTAGTAATTTGTTGTTCACGAGCGCATCTGGggagctctggaagatggtgcgGATTGGAGGACAGCCCCTGGGATTTGGTGAGCCCCTGGGGTTCGACACTGTTTTATGTGTAGCAGTGGGTATCTGTTCATCCCATACTCATTCTAATTTATCCCCCCACtgaccccctttcccctttggtaaccatgtttatttgctgtgtctgtgagtctgtttctgttttgtaagtgagtacagttttttggggggagggggtgctgggctgggtcttcgttgctatatacgggctttctctagctgcactgagtaggggttactctctagttgcagtgctcccGCTTCTCGCTGTggcggtttctcttgttgcagagcatgggctctaggcactggGGCTTCAGTAGTGGCAGCTCGTGGGCTcggcagttgtggcacacaggcttacttGCCCCTTGGcacgtggagtcttcccagagcagggattgaacccatgtcccctgcatgggcaggcggattcttaaccagtggaccaccagggaagtctgtggattagttcatttgtatcatattttagattcaacatgtaagcaatatcatagGATGCTTGTCTTTCCTGATTTTTCTTCCTagtgatcatctctaggttcatgcatgttgctgctgcaaatggcattctttctttttttttttgcgacTGAGTCGTATTCCGTTGTATATTCCGATGTATTCCATAGTACTCCGACCtaccccatcttctttatccattcatctgtcagtggacatttcgattgtttccacgtcttggctgctgtgaacatagggacgcgtgtttcttttcaaattgagagttttgtccagatacatgtccaggagtgggattgctagatcacatgATAATTCTACTTTCAGTTTTCTGCGGAACCTCCGtatctgttttccataatggctgcaccaacttacattctcacCATTAATTATAGGAAGGTTCCTTCCCCCCACCACCTTCCCcgtcatttgttatttgtagactttttttaatgatggccattctgactggggtgagaggtggtacctcattgtcattttatatgtatttctctaataattagccatGCGTATCAGCTTGTTTTTTTATTCCCAGTTTTGGTTTAGAGTTTACCAAAGCACACCCAGTATAATAAcattacagaaaaaagaaagtcaggaTGAAGGGAGAATTGAGGTGGGATAGTGAATGAAACGCGAATCATCTTAGCATCTGTAGTTGCTGAGTGCTGCTTTGAGTGGCCTCATGGGCAGGCACCAGGGGTCCTGGCATTTGGCATATAAGAAGCAGCAGTGGAACCTGCCTTTCTGGAGTGTGGAGGGTGTTAACGCCAGGCTAGTAACTATAAATAGCCCTgcaaggcttccctagtggctcagtggtgaagaatccacctgccagggagaagacacaggttcgatccctgatccgggaggatcccacatgccaaggagcaactaagcccgtgcgccacagctattgagctgGTGCCCTAGAGCGTGGGAGTGTCAGCTCCTAAAGCCTacgcgccctagagcccgtgctctgcaacaagagaagccacggcaatcagaaacccacacaccacaaccgGAGAGTAGCCACCAGCTGCTGCAACTCCAGCAAAGCCcgtgcagccatgaagacccacctcggccaaaaataattaaaaatagccCTGCAAGAAAAACAACTTTTTGAGAATCGGAAAGATTCTAGATTGGCAGACGCCATATGTTTTTGACCATGGTTTGCCGGAAATGTGTTTTCCATCAGAGCCCAGCACACACATACGCTAAACAGCTCTACGATTTCACAAAACTGCACTCACGGCAGTGCTGTCCGAGCTCTTGGCCCTTCCCTTTCCtgttgtcttttgttgttgttgttagttttatttgcttatttttggctgcactgggtctgtgCTACTGCCCGAGAGCTCTCTCTAGTTGGAGAGAGCAGGTGCTACTCCCTACTCGCAGtgtccaggcttctcattgcagtggcgtcCCTAGTTGCGGAGCACTGGCTCCTGGCCTTCACTCATTGCAGTGTGAGGACTTCGTTGCcccgcagcacgtggaatcttcccagatcagggatcgaacctgggtcccctgcattggcaggcagattcttaaccaccagacccaccagggaagtcccctattgTCGCTTTCTAAAGCACTAGTCACCAGCCTTCTAAATTCATGTCCCAAACAGGTCACCGGCCACTGTTTGAAAGGCACCATTCTAGACCCTCATCTCCCTCCCGccttattttatagaaataaaagtgaATGTGTCTGTAGTTTAAGAATCTTAGGACACAACCAGTCTCCACCACGTAGCAGGACAGACAGTCACCAGGAGGGCAGGCACGAGGCCTGTACGACCACCAGAGGGGCCTATGGGTCCAGCCAGGAACCCCGGGAGACCAGGCAGAAAAGCAGGAGCTTGAGAGACCTGTCGGGGAACAGCCGAGGCTGCGCTGGGTGCCAACAGCGGGGAGGGCTGAGCGTGGTCCCCGCCTCTGTCCCCAGATGAGTGCGGCATCGTGGCCCAGATCTCCGAGCCCTTGGCCGCCGCAGACATCCCCGCCTACTACATTAGCACCTTCAAGTTCGACCACGCACTGGTGAGTGTCGGGCACCCACCCCGGGGCAGGGGAGGCCCGGTCCGGCGGCTCCCAGGTGTTTACTTCCCGCCCCTCACAGGTACCGGAAGAAAACATCAACGGCGTCATCAGCGCCCTGAAAGTCAGCCAAGCAGAGAAGCACTAAAAGGGCCCCTTCCGCTCCTCCCCATCCGCCCCCCCAGGCCTGGACCCCGCCCCACCCTGAAGACTCTTCTTGCAGTATTTCTCAACAGACTGGAAAACCGGCCCTGGGGCCCCCAGAGGCGGGGTCTCTAGGAGACGCCCCCTGATGGCTGACCCCGCCAGGCCTGGGACCCAAGCCAAGACCtccccatgcccttctcctgccttcctggAGCCCCCAGACCCTCCAGAGAGCacgccctctcctcctcccccaccctcactCCAGAAAATGATGTCCAGGGCCAAGGGAGCTTCTCCGCTGACCCACCTTCTCGTCCAGCCTCACCCATGGCCAAGGGCAAACGCCGAAGGAAGCTGGTGCCTCTGGGACACTGGGGTACCAATTCTCGCGTCATCTTGGGGGGCTGGCTGAGCAGGGCCGAGTTCATAGAGCCAGGGAAGGCCCTCATGAGGGCGGGGGCTCTGGACCCCATCTGGTCTCTGGTCCCATCGGCTCTGGGCTGGTCCCTGCAGAGTGGAGGCCAGTGGGCGGCTCTCTAATCCTGTGCTGGTGAGGCtctgagggtggggccctgaGCTGGGGGGGACCTCGGCCACCCAGAACCTTCCTTGGCTGCCAACCACAGGGCCTGTACCCCGATTCCCAGCAAGACTGCCAAGGAGGCCCTGTCCAGACCCTCCCTACCACAAGCGCTcatcctggggggtgggggggtggttccCAGGAGACCCACCAGCCTGGGGCAACAGCTCCTATCCCATCTGCTTTCCCTGGACCctcctggggctggcagagcctcGGTTTTCCCCAAGTGGGGGCATCCCCAGCGTTCTGAGCTGGGGTTTTCTTAggtcacccccacctccccagcaatCAACGAGACCAGCACAGGGCTCCCCCATCgtcctgccctcctctccctgccccgcTTGTGGGGGAACATGGAAGGCCCCTGCCCCCAACTCGCCCGCCCACCCACCCCTCTGTCCAGGGACCGTGGCATTCATGAGAACTTGACCTGGGAGGCAGCTTATCTGAGCCTTAATAGAGAAAACCGTACCTTGTAGCTTCCTATTTAATGTGTTTGTTACCCAGGCTGCGGCTGGCAATAGTTTCAGGGGACAGGGCCTGCCGACGCTATCGGGACCCAAAGTGTGACATCGCTTGGTTTAACACCCTGTGGCTCAGGGACAGGCCTGAGAATCGGAGCTGCCGCCAGGGGCCTTGGCTCTCCCTTCAGAGCAGGCAGCTGGGAGCAGAGGTCAGTTACGATCCAGGGGTCCCCAGGGGCACCCCACACAGAGCTGCCAAGGCAGAGTGGTTCTAAGCCTCAGAGGAAGGTTTTGACGGGCTGTGGGGAGACGGACAGCCAGGTGGCAGATCAGCCCCCGCCCCAGAGAACAGGGCGAcgcccctgcctcctccccagctgGTGGTGGTGTCCGGGCCGTCCCTGAGAAGCTGGGAGGAGAGGGGCCATTCTCTTGACTGGGTGAAGCCCCACTGTCCCCCTTCTCCAGGCGACGTGGGACCCCCTGAGCCCTGGAAACCCACCCGGTGTTGGAGGTCTTGTCTCTGAATCCTTACAGATGTTCAGAGCCCAGGCACTGACTCGGAACCCTTTTTTTTGGAAGTCATTTTGCacaaaactccagaaaaaccaaaacatgtcAGTTGTTTGCTGGTTCCAAAACCGGGGTGACCGCATGGGCAGGGCAGCCCCGCACGTCCTGAGCACCCCCTCTGTGCCTGGAAGGCCTCGATTTTCCTGTGGCGTGCCCTCCAGACCCCTTCCTGTCAGCTCCTCCCCGTGTCGCTCCCCCGCCGCTCCTCCCCGCCGAGCTAGTGTGTCGGCCCCGTGACCCCAAGAAGCGTGTGATCCCCCCCAGACCCCCTAGGACGTATAttgtacacacatataaatacctGTGTTTTATGTTGATATAGATATATACTGTAAATAGCATATATACTTGAgcaatatatatgttaatatataccgTGTGAGCGTGCACACgcgtgtgcgtgtatgtgtgggCGTGAGGGCCTCCGCCCCGCTGTGTCTGCCGTGCACACAGGCACGTTTTGAGCCACCGTGTATTTTTAATTCAAGTATATAGGCAATACGATGATCAGAGAAACCGGCTGGCTGCCTCGACCCTACCTTGAGAGAATCAGACCAGCAACTGAGAACAGAGCCCCCGGGTGGGGGTGAGGGTCCCTACCCCCTCCTCCCCGAGTCTCCTTTGAAAGCTGGGATCCAGCCCCTCCCTTTAGTTCTGTTTCCAAGGCCCCTGGACACCCCTGTTTTATTTTGGGGACAGGGCCATAAAGGGGAAGCGCGTTTGGAAAGGAACAGCCCCTTCGCCATTGCTCCGTCCAGGTCTGCTCCCCCCCCCAGCACCTCCATCACCGGATTTCTTTCACCTGCAAGGTTAGAAGCCACAGGTTCTTTCCTCGGGTCTCCTCCTGGGGACTGGCCCCGGGTAACCGAGAAAGAGATGGAAGCCCTGGATGTTGTTTCCTTGAGGGGTTGGTGCAAGG encodes:
- the CASTOR2 gene encoding cytosolic arginine sensor for mTORC1 subunit 2; amino-acid sequence: MELHILEHRLQVASVAKESIPLFTYGLIKLAFLSSKTRCKFFSLTETPEDYTIIVDEEGFLELPSSEHLSVADATWLALNVVSGGGSFSSSQPIGVTKIAKSVIAPLADQNISVFMLSTYQTDFILVRERDLPFVTHTLSSEFTILRVVNGETVAAENLGITNGFVKPKMVQRPVIHPLSSPSNRFCVTSLDPDTLPTVATLLMDVMFYSNGVKDPLVSGDDCDHIRFFSFSLIEGYISLVMDVQTQQRFPSNLLFTSASGELWKMVRIGGQPLGFDECGIVAQISEPLAAADIPAYYISTFKFDHALVPEENINGVISALKVSQAEKH